In a single window of the Arachis hypogaea cultivar Tifrunner chromosome 6, arahy.Tifrunner.gnm2.J5K5, whole genome shotgun sequence genome:
- the LOC112757807 gene encoding uncharacterized protein, producing MNLEGVGDEVRCRAFPVTLAGPAIRWFNNLPQGSVTQFSDISHAFLAQFTIRIVKAKHPINLLGVTERPGELTKKYLDRFNDECLEINGLTDSVASLCLTNGLSNEDFRKHLTTKPVWTMQEIQCVAKEYINDEEVSRVVAANKRQPAYNQGRHYEGRERPKEHARDGGPSKAPKPFP from the coding sequence atgaacctagaaggggTGGGAGACGAGGTCAGATGTCGAGCCTTCCCGGTCACCTTGGCGGGCCCAGCGATACGGTGGTTCAACAACCTCCCGCAGGGCTCGGTAACCCAATTCTCCGACATCAGCCACGCCTTCTTGGCTCAATTCACGATCAGGATTGTCAAAGCCAAACATCCAATCAATTTGCTAGGAGTGACAGAAAGACCCGGGGAGCTGACCAAGAAGTACCTGGACCGTTTCAATGACGAGTGCTTGGAAATCAACGGTCTGACGGACTCGGTGGCAAGTCTGTGCTTGACGAACGGGCTCTCGAATGAGGACTTCAGGAAGCACCTCACCACAAAGCCCGTTTGGACAATGCAAGAGATCCAGTGCGTGGCCAAAGAGTACATCAATGACGAAGAAGTCAGCcgggtcgtggctgccaataaacggcagcccgCTTACAACCAAGGCCGGCACTATGAAGGCAgagaaagaccaaaggaacacGCCAGGGACGGCGGTCCGAGTAAAGCACCCAAACCATTCCCCTAA
- the LOC140173769 gene encoding pectinesterase inhibitor-like has product MARHFNGNNVRPYSLILTLVFAFLLFDATSNAQKIVKVEEICNQTKIVAYCSNLLNSIPGGAARADVDSLAHYTIEVLRSKLKNTVNLLNSLIAKATDPKAKELYNFCLKEFTGQDGALAEIDPMQKSLKAKDYNDVSFHLNDLVADNDECMSYGQDQSSTSSHHFTTDFKDPSPLPQFTDDIFKVLQIITAISNYWFKIY; this is encoded by the coding sequence ATGGCTCGTCATTTCAATGGTAACAATGTCAGACCATATTCTTTGATTTTAACCTTAGTTTTTGCCTTCCTTTTATTTGATGCAACTTCCAATGCACAAAAAATTGTGAAAGTAGAAGAAATTTGCAACCAAACTAAAATTGTTGCATATTGTTCAAATCTTCTAAACTCAATACCCGGTGGTGCAGCAAGAGCAGACGTTGATTCCTTAGCACACTACACAATTGAAGTGCTTCGTTCAAAGCTTAAAAACACAGTAAACCTTCTCAACTCTTTGATTGCAAAAGCCACTGATCCTAAGGCAAAAGAACTCTACAATTTTTGCTTAAAAGAATTCACTGGTCAGGATGGTGCACTTGCTGAAATTGACCCCATGCAAAAAAGTTTGAAGGCAAAAGATTATAATGATGTGAGTTTTCATTTAAATGATCTTGTAGCGGACAATGATGAATGTATGTCTTATGGACAAGATCAATCATCAACATCTTCTCACCATTTCACTACTGATTTCAAGGATCCATCACCGCTTCCGCAATTCACTGATGATATATTCAAAGTTCTTCAGATAATTACGGCCATATCTAATTATTGGTTCAAAATTTATTAG